One Cynocephalus volans isolate mCynVol1 chromosome 7, mCynVol1.pri, whole genome shotgun sequence genomic region harbors:
- the SERTM1 gene encoding serine-rich and transmembrane domain-containing protein 1: MSEPDPSSGFSGSVENGTFLELFPTSLSTSVDPSSGHLSNVYIYVSIFLSLLAFLLLLLIIALQRLKNIISSSSSYPEYPSDAGSSFTNLEVCSISSQRSTFSNLSS; this comes from the coding sequence ATGTCTGAACCCGACCCTTCATCTGGATTTTCAGGAAGTGTGGAGAATGGAACTTTCCTTGAGCTGTTTCCCACATCACTGTCCACATCAGTGGACCCGTCCTCAGGCCACCTGTCAAATGTCTACATCTATGTGTCCATATTCCTCAGCCTTTTGGCGTTTCTGCTTCTGCTTTTAATCATTGCCCTCCAAAGGCTCAAAAATATCATCTCCTCCAGTTCCTCCTACCCAGAGTATCCAAGCGACGCTGGAAGTTCTTTCACCAATTTGGAAGTCTGTAGTATTTCCTCTCAAAGATCCACTTTTTCAAACCTTTCATcatga